One window of Catonella massiliensis genomic DNA carries:
- a CDS encoding protein phosphatase 2C domain-containing protein, giving the protein MIYTYGITQQGTYHVKHGLICQDAHNIIKCDESYVIAAVADGLGSEEHSDIASQMAAKISTEYCAENIKDDCSDEQIMEIIRDSFALAQSRIEKVATDNGHDLDQYDTTLSLAVFRGNALYYGQSGDSGIVTLTAEGLYKKVVEQQRDEEGRVFPLYFGEDKWVFGKFPEPVVSVFLATDGMLETLFPVYIRNEPVNIYVALARYFMGPDSLHIEESGEDYVKEKVSEFMDSIPDAQVNDDKTVVVMVNPDFEMKIQEPDYYAEPNWEELRRRYEEAWKRAAYPHLFKDAENDQEEIKNNMEANGGAGDEEDNDNSCSSVTRKSAGNEGALSDETQDLKKVPCEGFINDEEQKGKTQIKYGAKLDKGKGVFKKLFSKSENSPDTE; this is encoded by the coding sequence ATGATTTATACTTATGGAATAACGCAACAAGGAACATACCATGTAAAGCATGGCTTGATTTGTCAGGATGCTCACAATATTATCAAATGTGATGAGTCGTATGTTATTGCCGCCGTTGCAGATGGACTGGGTAGTGAAGAACATTCGGATATTGCTTCGCAGATGGCGGCAAAAATCTCTACAGAGTACTGTGCTGAGAACATAAAAGATGATTGCTCTGATGAACAGATTATGGAAATTATCAGAGACTCTTTTGCGCTGGCACAGTCTCGTATTGAGAAGGTTGCGACTGACAACGGACACGACTTAGATCAATACGATACAACACTCTCCTTGGCCGTATTTAGGGGGAATGCTCTTTATTATGGCCAGTCGGGAGATAGTGGAATTGTAACGCTGACAGCGGAAGGTCTCTACAAAAAAGTTGTTGAGCAACAAAGAGATGAAGAAGGACGTGTTTTTCCACTATATTTTGGTGAAGATAAATGGGTTTTTGGCAAATTTCCTGAGCCGGTGGTAAGCGTTTTTCTGGCGACTGACGGAATGCTTGAAACGCTTTTCCCTGTATACATTCGAAATGAACCTGTGAATATTTATGTTGCGCTGGCAAGATATTTTATGGGACCAGATTCCCTGCATATTGAGGAATCCGGGGAAGACTACGTAAAAGAAAAAGTGTCAGAATTTATGGACAGCATACCGGATGCACAGGTCAACGATGATAAAACTGTGGTGGTTATGGTAAATCCGGATTTTGAAATGAAAATACAGGAGCCAGATTATTATGCAGAACCAAATTGGGAAGAACTGCGCCGCAGGTACGAAGAAGCATGGAAAAGAGCCGCATATCCACATCTTTTCAAAGATGCAGAAAACGATCAAGAGGAAATAAAGAATAACATGGAAGCGAACGGTGGCGCCGGGGATGAAGAAGATAATGATAATTCTTGCAGTAGTGTTACCAGGAAAAGTGCAGGTAACGAAGGAGCTTTATCAGATGAAACACAGGATTTGAAGAAGGTTCCTTGTGAGGGATTCATCAACGATGAAGAACAAAAGGGAAAAACTCAAATAAAATATGGTGCCAAACTTGATAAGGGAAAAGGTGTGTTCAAGAAGCTTTTTTCTAAATCTGAAAACAGTCCCGATACAGAATGA
- a CDS encoding vWA domain-containing protein has product MEEMVQRGFGDFAPQIVKASEPHMACLFLLDTSGSMQGEPINELESALNRFKIEVCEDKTTRDVLDVAIVEFNSTVNVVQEFVPIEYMEPVSLKAYGGTDMNGGLRTAIDMVIERGRFYSLSGTQPYCPWIVMITDGYPNDSIDNVAEEILSLDQQDKLRLWSLAVKGADTKPLNKLGHGKRVLALEGYDFSKFFDWVNKSMRSISVSSPGEKVRGQELPDNVNKAIDDDWM; this is encoded by the coding sequence ATGGAAGAAATGGTTCAGAGAGGTTTTGGCGACTTTGCTCCCCAGATTGTTAAGGCTAGTGAGCCGCATATGGCTTGCTTGTTCCTTCTTGACACATCAGGGAGTATGCAAGGTGAACCAATTAATGAGCTCGAATCTGCGCTTAACAGATTCAAGATTGAGGTCTGTGAAGACAAGACAACAAGAGATGTACTTGATGTGGCAATCGTAGAATTTAATTCCACTGTGAATGTGGTGCAGGAATTTGTCCCGATCGAATACATGGAGCCGGTGTCTTTAAAAGCTTATGGCGGAACAGACATGAATGGCGGTCTAAGGACGGCAATTGATATGGTTATTGAAAGAGGAAGATTTTATAGTCTATCTGGCACACAGCCTTATTGCCCTTGGATTGTCATGATTACAGATGGTTATCCGAACGATTCAATAGATAATGTTGCAGAGGAGATTCTCTCTCTTGATCAGCAGGACAAACTTCGCCTTTGGTCGCTTGCCGTAAAAGGAGCCGATACTAAGCCTCTGAACAAATTGGGACATGGCAAGAGAGTGCTTGCGTTAGAGGGCTATGATTTCTCAAAGTTCTTTGACTGGGTTAATAAAAGCATGCGTTCTATTTCGGTAAGTTCTCCAGGAGAAAAAGTGCGTGGACAGGAACTGCCAGATAATGTTAACAAGGCAATAGATGATGATTGGATGTAA